A single Saccharomyces paradoxus chromosome II, complete sequence DNA region contains:
- the APL3 gene encoding Apl3p (Alpha-adaptin~similar to YBL037W): MDRKKTLINSSVSNNNSTIKGLQLFIADLRSAQQAQEQEKRIQSEIVKIKQHFDAAKKKQGNHDRLGGYQRKKYVAKLAYIYITSNTTKLNEILFGLEQTVELLKSNMFSEKFIGYMTLELLYERNEVIAKINDEVNYQLMKDLSSSDDNFVMLALNFVGVVGELTNRLAYNDDITTGVFKILRSPTSSIYLKKKSALSFLALLKSNHSILTEDLQRKQLWIQRILSLLDDTENYRLTLATIPLIEFIAKYIDPSYCTRLLPQLTEILYNCVVVGTSTSSDNQFPLEYTFANMPNPWLITKVVSLLSILIASPTERDFGSLLQTNNIDNEILNKLRKCVSVAIELGTRQAQDPMERIVQNTVLFSLINFASKLDPSDEAISNSVSALCSLLASKEINIRYLTLDSLVKLCSSSGKPAIDAVRYKNLDMIFHLLNTERDSSIVRKVVDLLYTFTDVENVKVIVDGLLQYILSPKNLAEPQIKSDIAVKIAILTEKYATDINWFVIISLQLLSLTSNTTINDDEIWQRLCQIVVNNPSLHKLTCEQLVDYLCKKQASEAIVKAAAFLLGEYSSLITDKISSANLFSLFAEKYFSVPNVAKAMILTSMIKLYKTSPEIGSNVIKFFQLELNSLDIELQTRSFEYLNIIQLAKVNGNTDILQILFEPMPPFNSKSNPLLKRLGSLPASAGSATLINIPSPASSSTPDLLPKRANSSRSIMVPMPPPSRRNTTDDVNSKVSSFEDFSGKDSYYSRQILAPNWREGFTRMISHKQGVLFTSSLIKVFYRITTPDPQQPYVFHISLAFINLTEWEITGLSTEVIASKTQGNPEYLIMNINTPSTATVGPHKRAEQSYEVSIRKPFDVEDSPILAIHFKCGGSANTINLKTAIGMTTTLVSSEVNPSMHLNLAQFISRWKTLSDALGKEGEYQKPGIKLNKDFRKVETISFEDGLLLLTQIVKRLGFDIVDQTSVRSTLFVSGIIHTKSEGNFGCLMKIQYQENGLINVTCKTTTAGPLARYIVECIRNVLTK; this comes from the coding sequence tttctaataataatagtacCATTAAGGGTCTACAGTTATTCATTGCAGATCTTCGATCTGCACAACAGGCACAAGAGCAGGAAAAAAGGATACAATCTGAGATTGTTAAAATTAAGCAGCATTTCGATGctgcaaagaaaaaacaaggTAATCACGACAGATTAGGTGGCTATCAGAGAAAGAAGTATGTTGCCAAGTTAGCctacatatatattactTCCAATACGACAAAActcaatgaaattttgtttGGGTTAGAGCAAACAGTAGAACTGCTGAAGTCTAACATGTTTTCCGAAAAATTTATTGGCTATATGACCCTTGAATTGCTTTATGAACGTAATGAGGTTATCGCCAAAATTAACGACGAAGTAAATTATCAATTGATGAAAGATCTCTCTTCTTCCGATGATAACTTTGTTATGTTGGCGCTTAACTTTGTCGGCGTGGTGGGAGAACTTACGAATCGTCTGGCGTACAACGATGACATCACAACAGGtgtattcaaaatattgaGATCACCGACTTCCTCTATTTAcctcaagaaaaaatctgCATTGTCATTTCTAGCATTACTGAAAAGTAATCATTCTATATTGACCGAAGATTTACAACGTAAGCAGCTATGGATACAAAGAATATTGAGTTTACTGGATGATACAGAAAACTATAGATTAACTTTGGCTACGATCCCGTTAATAGAGTTCATTGCAAAATACATTGACCCTAGTTATTGCACGAGACTATTGCCACAGCTAACAGAGATTTTGTACAATtgtgttgttgttggtaCTTCAACATCTAGTGACAATCAGTTTCCGTTAGAATATACGTTCGCCAATATGCCAAACCCTTGGCTTATTACAAAAGTTGTCTCTTTATTGAGCATATTGATTGCCTCACCAACTGAGAGAGATTTTGGCTCATTATTACAAACCAATAATATAGATAATgaaatattaaataaacTTCGAAAGTGTGTGTCCGTTGCCATCGAACTAGGAACCAGACAAGCTCAGGATCCCATGGAACGTATTGTACAAAACACAGTGTTGTTTTCGTTGATCAACTTCGCCTCTAAGCTAGACCCGTCGGATGAAGCCATCAGCAACTCCGTGTCAGCTTTATGTTCCCTGCTGGCATCGAAGGAAATTAATATTCGGTACTTGACGCTAGATTCATTGGTTAAACTGTGCTCATCAAGCGGTAAGCCTGCAATTGATGCTGTTCGTTACAAGAATTTAGATatgatttttcatcttttgaaTACAGAAAGGGATTCGTCTATTGTTAGGAAAGTTGTGGACTTGTTATATACTTTTACTGATGTTGAAAACGTCAAGGTTATTGTCGATGGGTTACTGCAGTATATTTTATCTCCAAAAAATCTTGCTGAACCGCAAATAAAATCTGATATTGCTGTTAAAATAGCTATTTTGACCGAAAAATACGCTACGGACATCAATTGGTTTGTCATTATTTCTCTACAGTTATTATCATTGACTTCAAATACTACTATTAACGACGATGAAATATGGCAACGGTTATGTCAAATTGTAGTAAACAATCCGTCTTTACACAAATTGACGTGTGAACAGTTGGTCGACTATTTATGCAAAAAGCAAGCATCTGAGGCTATTGTTAAAGCTGCGGCCTTTCTATTAGGTGAATACTCGAGCCTCATAACAGACAAAATTTCAAGTGCAAATTTATTCAGTTTATTTGCcgaaaaatatttcagtGTACCAAATGTAGCCAAAGCGATGATATTAACTTCAATGATCAAGTTGTACAAGACCTCACCCGAAATCGGCTCCAACGTCATtaaattcttccaattgGAATTGAACTCTCTTGATATTGAGCTGCAAACAAGATCTTTCGAATATCTTAATATTATACAACTGGCTAAAGTGAATGGAAATACTGATATTTTGCAAATCTTGTTTGAACCGATGCCGCCATTTAACAGCAAATCTAATCCATTATTGAAGAGATTAGGGTCACTTCCCGCATCAGCAGGAAGCGCGACTTTAATAAATATACCTTCCCCAGCGTCCTCCTCTACGCCTGACTTACTACCAAAGAGAGCAAACTCTTCTAGATCGATCATGGTTCCAATGCCTCCACCATCTCGTAGAAATACCACCGATGATGTAAATTCCAAGGTTAGTTCGTTTGAAGACTTTTCAGGAAAGGACTCTTATTATTCAAGGCAGATCCTGGCTCCAAATTGGAGGGAAGGTTTTACAAGAATGATTTCACATAAGCAAGGTGTACTTTTTACATCTTCTTTGATTAAGGTGTTCTATCGGATAACCACTCCTGATCCACAACAGCCATATGTGTTTCATATATCTCTTGCGTTCATTAACTTGACTGAGTGGGAAATCACAGGATTATCCACAGAGGTCATTGCTTCAAAGACGCAAGGTAACCCTGAATATCTGATTATGAATATTAACACACCTTCTACTGCTACGGTTGGGCCCCATAAAAGGGCAGAACAAAGTTATGAAGTTTCCATAAGAAAACCGTTCGACGTTGAAGATAGTCCAATTTTGGCGATTCATTTCAAATGTGGAGGTAGTGCAAATACCATCAATCTGAAAACTGCTATAGGTATGACCACAACACTAGTTAGTAGTGAAGTCAATCCTAGCATGCATTTGAATTTAGCGCAGTTCATCAGCCGTTGGAAGACCTTGAGCGATGCTTTGGGAAAGGAAGGGGAATACCAAAAACCTGGCATAAAGCTCAATAAGGATTTTAGAAAAGTTGAAACCATCAGTTTTGAAGATGGGCTTCTACTACTAACGCAAATAGTCAAAAGATTAGGTTTTGATATTGTCGATCAGACCAGTGTTCGCAGTACATTATTTGTTTCTGGTATCATTCATACGAAAAGTGAGGGAAACTTTGGTTGTTTAATGAAGATACAATACCAAGAAAACGGTTTGATTAATGTTACCTGTAAAACAACGACGGCCGGGCCCCTCGCCAGGTATATTGTCGAATGTATAAGAAATGTGCTTACAAAGTag
- a CDS encoding pyridoxal phosphate homeostasis protein (non-specific single-domain racemase~similar to YBL036C) produces MSASITYDEDRKTQLIAQYESVKEVVDIEAKKVYVNGDASKVLVLVVSKLKPASDIKILYDHGVREFGENYVQELIEKAKLLPDDIKWHFIGGLQTNKCKDLAKVPNLYSVETVDSLKKAKKLNESRAKFQPDCNPILCNVQINTSLEDQKSGLNNEEEIFEVIEFFLSNECKYIKLNGLMTIGSWNVSHEDSEENRDFATLVEWKKKIDAKFGTSLKLSMGMSADFKEAIRQGTTEVRIGTDILGDRPPKNEARII; encoded by the coding sequence TATGATGAAGATAGAAAGACACAATTAATTGCCCAATACGAATCTGTAAAGGAAGTGGTGGATATAGaggcaaaaaaagtttatgTTAATGGAGATGCCTCCAAAGTTTTAGTATTGGTCGTTTCGAAATTGAAACCAGCTAGCGATATAAAGATTCTTTATGACCATGGTGTGAGGGAGTTCGGAGAAAACTATGTTCAAGAGttgattgaaaaagcaaaactGTTACCTGATGATATCAAATGGCACTTTATTGGCGGTTTGCAAACGAATAAATGTAAAGATTTGGCTAAGGTGCCAAATTTATACTCCGTTGAAACGGTTGACTCCTTGAAAAAAGCGAAAAAATTAAACGAATCCAGGGCTAAATTTCAACCAGATTGTAACCCAATATTGTGTAATGTTCAGATTAATACATCACTTGAGGATCAAAAATCTGGCCTGAATAACGAGgaagaaatatttgaagtcatcgaattttttttatctaaTGAATGCAAGTATATTAAGTTAAATGGGTTAATGACCATTGGTTCGTGGAATGTCTCACATGAAGACAGTGAAGAAAACAGAGACTTTGCAACATTGGTTGagtggaagaaaaagatcGATGCTAAATTTGGAACATCATTGAAGTTATCTATGGGGATGAGTGCTGACTTTAAGGAAGCTATAAGGCAAGGAACAACCGAAGTCAGAATTGGTACCGACATTCTTGGTGATCGGCCTCCAAAAAATGAAGCAAGAATCATTTAA